The genome window GGTGCATTCAACCACGTGGATTGAGATCGAATTCACTTTTCACGAAAGTGAAAAGACCACATGGAAGCAGCTCTTCTTATTTCGAGAAAGGGCCCTCCCAATGTTAGAAGACATGCGACGGGAAAAGAAAGTTGGCAAATCCCTTGAGGCTGAAATCATCGCTCTCGGACCAGCAGAGCAAATATCATTTCTTAGTGAATGGAAAGATGCTTTCAGGGAATTGGTCAATGTATCCCAAATCCGAGTCAAGGTTGATGAACAATTCGCTTCAATAAGCCTCGTTGGAGGACAGGCTCCTGGCCAGAAATGCGAGCGCTGCTGGCACTGGGAAACCGATGTCGGCGCGAACAAAGAGCATCCGACCATCTGCGGGCGTTGCGTTGAGGCAGTGGAGCAGTTCAAAGCCGCTTCGTGATGCTCGGGGAGCGGGCCTCTGGCCGACGCGCTGCGGCGAGACGCCGAATTGTTTTGGAACGCGCGAGACTTGTTTCCGACGAGACGCCATGCTCCCTTTTCAGGCCCGCAACGCGATCATCCAAACTCCCCACGCCACCAGGGCCACGCCCACGATTCGGCCGAATTGAAATCCTTTCGGCAAAACTTTCTCCAACAGGACGAGCACGGCGATGATGGCAATCCACCAGATGTTCATCACGCCCGCCACGAACAACAACGCCATCAGAAACCAGCAGCAACCGGTGCAATACGCGCCGTGCTTCAGTCCCATCGCGAACGCGCCCGACCGGCCTTCGCGCCAGTCGGTCATGAGAAAACTCAATGGCGAGCGGCAGTGCCTGAGGCAGGCCCCCTTGAGCGGCGTCCACTGAAACACCCCGGCGACGATGAGCAGCGCTCCGCCCAGAATCGGACTCGTGCTCACCATCATTGGCGACAGGAGTGCCGTGGAATGCAGGACCCACTGCGCGCCGGCCGCGAGCGCGCTGAACGCGGTC of Candidatus Angelobacter sp. contains these proteins:
- a CDS encoding DUF2182 domain-containing protein, producing the protein TAFSALAAGAQWVLHSTALLSPMMVSTSPILGGALLIVAGVFQWTPLKGACLRHCRSPLSFLMTDWREGRSGAFAMGLKHGAYCTGCCWFLMALLFVAGVMNIWWIAIIAVLVLLEKVLPKGFQFGRIVGVALVAWGVWMIALRA